The proteins below are encoded in one region of Rhododendron vialii isolate Sample 1 chromosome 7a, ASM3025357v1:
- the LOC131332529 gene encoding probable WRKY transcription factor 7: MAVEIMSYRSNGSNAAQEAANCGLQTVEKLIAIFSHQTQHQSPYPHGGIDDHALITDSAVTEFKKIVSSLDRTRTGHARFRKGPLPKTRETELSGRIELDSISTVSCPTPLHSLPPVPQNQYSVLKQGAVEWKESTATIDFSETNSFISSVTMSPGFQITNPSTVTSASRQPVSSQALKRKCASTDEPLNLKSTSSKCGGSSENCHCPKKRKSKVKRVVRVPAVSMKLADIPQDDFSWRKYGQKAIKGSPHPRGYYRCSSVKGCPAHKHVERALDDPTMLIITYENEHNHSCTGTGGSISTAAHVSIHSDHHPTVQPSF; this comes from the exons ATGGCCGTTGAGATCATGAGTTACAGAAGCAACGGTTCGAATGCGGCACAAGAGGCAGCGAACTGCGGGCTTCAGACCGTCGAGAAACTCATCGCGATTTTCTCTCACCAAACCCAACACCAAAGTCCCTATCCCCACGGCGGAATCGATGATCACGCGTTGATCACGGATTCGGCCGTGACCGAGTTCAAGAAGATCGTCTCGTCCCTCGACCGAACCCGAACGGGTCACGCCCGTTTCAGAAAGGGCCCCCTGCCAAAAACACGCGAAACAGAACTGAGTGGGAGGATTGAACTGGATTCGATTTCGACGGTCTCCTGTCCGACGCCGCTCCATTCCTTACCTCCGGTGCCTCAGAACCAATATTCGGTCCTGAAACAGGGGGCGGTCGAGTGGAAAGAATCGACGGCGACGATCGATTTCTCGGAGACGAATTCCTTCATTTCGTCGGTGACGATGTCGCCGGGGTTTCAGATTACCAATCCGTCGACGGTGACGTCGGCGAGTCGGCAACCGGTGTCTTCGCAGGCGTTGAAAAGGAAGTGCGCCTCGACGGACGAACCGCTCAATTTGAAGTCAACGTCGTCAAAGTGTGGTGGGTCCAGTGAAAATTGCCATTGCCCCAAGAAAAG GAAATCAAAGGTGAAGAGGGTGGTGAGGGTCCCGGCTGTAAGCATGAAATTGGCTGATATACCACAGGATgatttctcttggagaaagtaTGGTCAAAAGGCCATCAAAGGCTCCCCGCATCCAAG GGGATACTACAGGTGCAGCAGCGTGAAGGGATGCCCGGCGCACAAGCACGTTGAGAGAGCATTGGACGATCCAACGATGCTGATAATCACGTACGAGAACGAACACAACCACTCCTGCACCGGCACCGGTGGCTCAATATCCACCGCGGCTCACGTTTCTATTCATTCTGATCATCATCCGACGGTCCAACCAAGTTTCTAG
- the LOC131333449 gene encoding probable inactive receptor kinase At5g67200 has product MTTTEFLHSALLFLSLCTSATAATTTTPSNPLLPHDASALLSFKSKADLNNTLPFNPNTTLTFCQWPGIQCANGRAVRVVLESLSLTGVFAPNTLTRLDQLRVLSLRLNSLTGPLPDLSPLSNLKSLFLDHNSYTGNIPNSISTLHRLLTLDLSYNNLTGPIPDSVTNLDRLYYLRLDSNRLNGSVPPLNQSSLKIFNVSKNGLTGAVPVTPTLLRFTTSSFSWNPGLCGKIVDRECSSGMPFFGAPDKAAPPPPAAAAGIGQNEQLQGVELTRPSQKKHWRRTGVVVGFSSGVFVIVAVILCFAFGVRKQRGKKGKDVFLPTEAADPAAVAAVRRMEEDHELEEKVKRVQEGMQVVKSGSLVFCAGEAQVYTMDQLMRGSAEMLGKGTMGTTYKAVLDNRLIVSVKRLDAVKLAGVTKEVFERHMESVGGLRHPNLVPLRAYFQAKEERLLVYDYQPNGSLFSLIHGSKSTRAKPLHWTSCLKIAEDVAQGLSYIHQAWRLVHGNLKSSNVLLGSDFEACLTDYCLAALPTPTSTSDPNTNNHRAPETQNSTHQATPKSDVYSFGVLMIELLTGKPPFEHPSVRPNDMNSWVRSTREVVGGDGNGGYEDHKRLGMLAEVAIACSVASPEQRPTMWQVLKMIQEIKEVVVVEEGECHGPVVETS; this is encoded by the exons ATGACCACAACCGAATTCCTCCACAGCGctcttctcttcctctctctctgcacctccgccaccgccgccactaccaccactccgTCGAACCCCCTCCTCCCACACGACGCCTCAGCTCTCCTATCATTCAAATCCAAAGCCGACTTAAACAACACCCTCCCCTTCAACCCCAACACCACCCTCACCTTCTGCCAATGGCCGGGAATCCAGTGCGCCAACGGCAGGGCCGTCCGAGTCGTCCTCGAATCTCTGAGTCTAACCGGCGTGTTCGCCCCAAACACATTGACTCGTCTCGACCAGCTCCGAGTCCTGAGCCTCCGCCTCAACTCGCTCACCGGTCCCCTGCCCgatctctcccctctctccaaCCTAAAATCCCTCTTCTTGGACCACAACTCGTACACTGGAAATATTCCTAATTCGATCTCGACCCTCCACCGTCTCCTAACCCTAGACTTGTCGTACAACAACCTCACCGGTCCCATACCAGATTCCGTAACGAACCTCGACCGGTTGTACTACTTGCGGCTCGATTCGAACCGGCTCAACGGCTCCGTTCCTCCGCTGAACCAATCTAGTCTCAAGATCTTCAACGTCTCGAAGAATGGTTTAACTGGGGCCGTGCCGGTGACCCCGACTCTGCTCCGGTTCACAACGTCGTCGTTTTCGTGGAACCCTGGACTCTGTGGGAAGATTGTGGACAGAGAATGCAGTTCAGGGATGCCGTTTTTCGGTGCGCCGGATAAGGCGGCGCCGCCTCCGCCGGCTGCTGCTGCGGGGATTGGGCAGAACGAGCAGTTGCAAGGGGTTGAGTTGACCCGGCCGAGTCAGAAGAAGCACTGGAGGAGAACGGGCGTTGTTGTCGGGTTTTCGTCTGGGGTTTTTGTTATTGTGGCTGTAATCCTGTGCTTTGCATTTGGGGTGAGGAAACAGAGAGGGAAGAAGGGCAAAGATGTCTTTTTGCCGACGGAGGCCGCCGATCCCGCGGCTGTCGCGGCCGTGAGGAGAATGGAGGAAGATCACGAGTTGGAGGAGAAG GTAAAGAGAGTGCAAGAAGGGATGCAAGTTGTGAAGAGCGGGAGTCTGGTATTCTGTGCGGGTGAGGCGCAGGTTTACACGATGGACCAGCTGATGAGGGGTTCGGCGGAGATGCTGGGGAAGGGGACGATGGGGACCACTTACAAGGCAGTGCTTGATAACCGTCTGATTGTCAGCGTGAAGCGCCTCGATGCCGTTAAACTGGCTGGAGTAACCAAAGAGGTGTTCGAGCGGCACATGGAATCAGTTGGCGGATTACGCCACCCGAATCTGGTCCCACTCAGGGCTTACTTTCAGGCTAAAGAGGAAAGGCTTCTCGTATACGATTACCAGCCCAATGGCAGCCTCTTCTCCCTCATCCACG GTTCAAAATCAACTAGAGCAAAGCCACTTCACTGGACATCATGCTTGAAAATAGCAGAGGACGTAGCCCAAGGCCTCTCCTACATCCACCAAGCGTGGCGGCTTGTCCACGGCAATCTCAAATCCTCTAACGTCCTCCTGGGCTCCGACTTCGAGGCTTGTCTAACTGACTACTGCCTTGCCGCCCTCCCCACCCCCACCTCCACCTCTGATCCCAACACCAACAATCACAGAGCCCCGGAGACTCAAAATTCTACTCACCAAGCAACCCCCAAGTCCGATGTCTACTCCTTTGGGGTTCTTATGATTGAGCTTCTAACGGGAAAGCCTCCGTTTGAGCACCCGAGTGTGAGGCCTAATGATATGAACAGTTGGGTTAGGTCAACTAGGGAAGTTGTTGGTGGCGATGGTAACGGAGGATACGAAGATCACAAGCGGTTGGGAATGCTTGCGGAGGTGGCTATAGCTTGTAGCGTGGCATCACCTGAGCAGAGGCCGACGATGTGGCAAGTGTTGAAGATGATTCAGGAAATTAAAGAGGTAGTTGTTGTGGAGGAGGGTGAATGTCATGGCCCGGTTGTTGAGACGTCCTAA
- the LOC131333069 gene encoding ethylene-responsive transcription factor ERF010-like, with product METEFRSSTRKTEKRKQQKLGQEEKPYRGIRMRKWGKWVAEVREPNKRSRIWLGSYSSPVAAARAYDTAVFYLRGPAARLNFPEYVDGEAEVRDVSAASIRKRATEVGARVDAIETALHRVSASSEPSSSRVLNKPDLNKYPEPENGEE from the coding sequence ATGGAAACAGAGTTTCGTTCGAGCACaagaaaaacagagaaaagGAAGCAACAGAAGCTGGGCCAAGAGGAAAAGCCATACAGGGGGATAAGGATGAGGAAGTGGGGTAAATGGGTGGCCGAGGTTCGAGAGCCCAACAAGCGGTCCAGGATTTGGCTCGGGTCTTACTCCTCCCCCGTGGCCGCCGCCCGGGCCTACGACACCGCCGTGTTCTACCTCCGGGGGCCCGCGGCCAGGCTGAACTTCCCCGAGTACGTGGACGGAGAAGCGGAGGTTCGTGACGTGTCGGCCGCCTCAATACGGAAGAGGGCAACCGAAGTCGGTGCTAGGGTTGATGCTATCGAAACTGCCCTCCACCGTGTATCCGCGTCGTCGGAACCCAGTTCCAGCCGGGTCTTGAATAAGCCAGACTTGAACAAATACCCGGAACCCGAAAACGGCGAAGAGTGA
- the LOC131333950 gene encoding uncharacterized protein At4g06744-like: MSSYMSIEILLPYFFILLSLFFSLPSPASPKSLLPLPLPLPPLIFADQRLAAVYPIIQNFKKIIASDPLNITKTWVGADVCKYRGFFCDHPPDNETAIALASVDFNGFRLIAPTLDGFLDSLPDIALFHANSNFFSGSIPPKIANLPYLYELDISNNLFTGSFPDSILGMKTLSFLDIRYNLFSGAVPPQLFTDETLDALFLNNNNFMQRLPDYLGNNRLLYLTLANNKFFGPIPRSIAKTLSSLTEVLFLNNMLSGCLPYELGLLKKAVVLDAGNNRLTGQIPFSLGCLENVEVLNFAGNLFYGMVPEVVCALGNLANLSLSDNYFTLLGPICQSLIMKGVIDVGNNCIPNAPFQRPVEECADFFAQPRYCPYIATYSYIPCLLPDSSFPPFVQPAPQPS; encoded by the coding sequence ATGAGCAGTTACATGTCCATTGAAATTCTACTCCCTTATTTCTTCatccttctttctttgtttttctcacTACCGTCACCGGCCTCGCCGAAATCACTGCTACCGCTACCGCTACCGCTACCGCCACTAATTTTCGCAGACCAACGTCTGGCTGCGGTCTACCcaataattcaaaatttcaagaaaattatAGCCTCGGACCCCCTAAACATCACAAAAACATGGGTGGGTGCGGACGTATGCAAATACAGGGGATTCTTCTGCGACCACCCTCCCGATAACGAGACCGCGATCGCCCTCGCCTCGGTCGACTTCAATGGGTTCCGACTCATCGCTCCAACGCTCGACGGGTTCCTCGATAGTCTCCCTGATATCGCTCTCTTCCATGCCAACTCCAACTTCTTTTCTGGCTCCATCCCGCCGAAAATCGCCAACCTCCCATACCTCTACGAGCTCGACATAAGCAACAACTTGTTCACCGGATCATTTCCCGATTCAATTCTAGGCATGAAAACCCTGTCTTTCTTGGACATACGGTACAATCTGTTCTCGGGAGCAGTCCCGCCTCAGTTATTCACCGATGAAACCCTAGACGCGTTGTTcctcaacaacaacaatttcatgcaaagactcccaGATTATTTGGGAAACAACCGGCTACTCTATCTCACCTTAGCCAACAACAAGTTCTTCGGTCCGATCCCTCGTTCCATCGCGAAAACCCTGTCCTCTCTAACAGAGGTTCTGTTTCTGAACAACATGTTGAGCGGATGCCTTCCGTATGAACTCGGGTTACTCAAAAAGGCCGTGGTTCTGGATGCCGGAAACAATCGTTTAACGGGACAGATACCCTTTTCGTTGGGATGCTTGGAAAATGTGGAGGTGCTGAATTTCGCGGGTAACCTTTTCTATGGCATGGTACCGGAAGTTGTGTGCGCGCTGGGAAATTTGGCGAATTTATCGCTTTCCGACAACTATTTCACGCTTCTAGGGCCGATTTGTCAGAGTTTGATCATGAAAGGAGTGATTGATGTGGGGAACAACTGCATTCCCAACGCTCCGTTTCAAAGACCGGTCGAGGAATGCGCGGATTTCTTTGCGCAACCGAGGTACTGTCCGTATATCGCGACGTATAGTTACATTCCTTGTTTGCTTCCCGATTCTAGTTTTCCGCCGTTCGTTCAACCTGCGCCTCAGCCTTCTTGA